One window of the Carnobacterium maltaromaticum DSM 20342 genome contains the following:
- a CDS encoding F0F1 ATP synthase subunit gamma, with product MGGSLIDIKKRIASTKKTSQITSAMQMVAGAKLGKAEATAKNFQIYASKVRGVVTHIAATQLALIEDGNLIGTNSPSNVDFHDMLIERPVKKTGYIVISSDKGLAGNYNSSVIKSTVDMITRDHKSSDEYVFMAVGSSAANFFKSRGMNLAYELRGISDQPSFEEIREIARTATEMYKNEVFDELYVCYNHHVNSLSFQYRAEKMLPLSDLDASESVDYEVEYLFEPSKEAILDILLPQYAESLIYGAILDAKAAEFAARMSAMKSATDNAHSIIDDLTIHYNRARQAAITQEITEIVGGASALE from the coding sequence ATGGGTGGCTCTTTAATTGATATTAAAAAAAGAATTGCTTCAACCAAAAAAACAAGTCAAATTACTAGTGCCATGCAAATGGTTGCTGGGGCAAAATTAGGAAAAGCCGAAGCGACAGCTAAGAATTTCCAAATTTACGCATCAAAAGTTAGAGGAGTAGTAACGCATATTGCGGCTACTCAACTAGCTTTAATAGAAGATGGGAATTTGATAGGTACAAATTCACCATCTAACGTTGATTTTCACGATATGCTAATTGAAAGACCGGTTAAAAAAACGGGCTATATTGTCATTAGTTCTGATAAGGGATTGGCAGGTAATTACAATAGTTCAGTGATTAAATCGACCGTTGATATGATTACCCGTGACCATAAATCATCCGATGAGTATGTATTTATGGCTGTTGGTTCGTCAGCTGCTAACTTTTTTAAAAGTCGAGGCATGAATTTAGCCTATGAACTACGAGGAATTAGTGACCAACCTTCATTTGAAGAAATTCGTGAAATTGCTAGAACGGCAACAGAAATGTATAAAAATGAAGTTTTTGATGAGCTATACGTTTGCTATAATCACCATGTTAACTCACTTTCATTCCAATATCGGGCTGAAAAAATGTTGCCTTTAAGTGATTTAGATGCAAGTGAATCAGTTGACTATGAAGTTGAGTACCTATTTGAACCTTCGAAAGAAGCTATTCTAGATATTTTATTACCACAGTATGCTGAAAGCTTAATTTATGGAGCTATTTTAGATGCTAAAGCAGCAGAATTTGCAGCTAGAATGAGTGCTATGAAAAGTGCAACAGATAATGCTCACTCAATTATTGATGATTTAACAATCCACTATAATCGAGCACGTCAAGCTGCAATTACGCAAGAAATCACTGAAATTGTCGGTGGTGCTTCAGCACTTGAATAA